CCCCACCCGCACCGCGCGTGGGTCGAGATGCCGCACGACTCCCTCTCGTACGCCATACGGCGCGACTGGAACTCCAAGCGCCGCGCGGCCTATCTGCGCGACGCGGTCGCCGCCGCCGATCCGCACGTGGACTTCTCGCGGTACGACATCGTGTACTTCGTCGCCGACCCGGACGCGCCCGGCGTCGACTCGGACGCCACGAAGGTGGTCAACTTCGACCGGCCGGTGCGGGCCGACGGCACGGACATCCGGCGCATCGTCACCGTCTTCGAGCGGCATCCGCCGGACCGCAACGTCCTGGCCCACGAGACGGGCCACGTCTTCGACCTCCCCGACCTCTACCACCGCCCCACCGACGGCAAGGGCGACTGGGACACCCACGTCGGCGACTGGGACGTCATGGGCAGCCAGTTCGGGCTCGCTCCCGACCTCTTCGGCTGGCACAAATGGAAGCTGGGCTGGCTGGAGCCGCGGCAGGTGCGGTGCGTCGGCGCGGGGACGGAACGGCTCACCCTGGAGCCGCTGGCGGCCCCCCTCGCGCCGGGCGCCCTCGGCGGCACCCGGCTCGCCGTGGTCCGCACGGGCCGGGACACCGTGCTCGCCCTGGAGGCGCGCGGCGCCGTGGGCAACGACCGTGCGACGTGCACGGAGGGCGTCCTCGTCTACGAGGTGCGGAACGGGACGGCGTCGGGCGGCGGCCCCGTCGAGGTCGTCGACGCCCATCCGGAGACCGAGTCCTGCTGGGGCGACTCGGTCTACCCGCAGCTGGCGGACGCGCCGGTGCGGGCGGGGGAGAGCTTCACGGTGCCGGACCGCGACGTGCGGGTCGAGGTGGCGGGACGGACGGCCTCGGGGGCGTGGACGGTGCAGGTGACGACGGGCTGAGGGTCGTCTCCGGGTATGCCCGGGTACGCAAGAAGCCCCTCGCTTCCGCGAGGGGCTTCTCACCGTCTGTGCGCCGCCAGGGACTCGAACCCCGGACCCGCTGATTAAGAGTCAGCTGCTCTAACCAACTGAGCTAGCGGCGCCTGCTGACGTCGTAGACCTTAGCACTCTGATCGCCGCCAGGAAA
The window above is part of the Streptomyces venezuelae genome. Proteins encoded here:
- a CDS encoding M6 family metalloprotease domain-containing protein, with protein sequence MSRIPHPEVDVPRQLPPWGLTRGGENSRLRSTAALLTSLTALAATSLVAGPAIAEPTAGPCALRRTTAHHSEGLDTWNTAYPRPARTLNAVMVFLSFPDSPPQTTPDELTADHFPATSQFFERASYGKFALRPHPHRAWVEMPHDSLSYAIRRDWNSKRRAAYLRDAVAAADPHVDFSRYDIVYFVADPDAPGVDSDATKVVNFDRPVRADGTDIRRIVTVFERHPPDRNVLAHETGHVFDLPDLYHRPTDGKGDWDTHVGDWDVMGSQFGLAPDLFGWHKWKLGWLEPRQVRCVGAGTERLTLEPLAAPLAPGALGGTRLAVVRTGRDTVLALEARGAVGNDRATCTEGVLVYEVRNGTASGGGPVEVVDAHPETESCWGDSVYPQLADAPVRAGESFTVPDRDVRVEVAGRTASGAWTVQVTTG